The Armatimonadota bacterium genome has a segment encoding these proteins:
- a CDS encoding succinylglutamate desuccinylase/aspartoacylase family protein, protein MRAANHGPMFRTPYLLFCLVLACASPALAQTSPLTRAESSGYTRTSSWADVNAFLKALQLQHAPITVQTIGKSAKGKAIPLVVVSQPPVRNVEQARASGRLVVYIEANIHAGEVEGKEAVQILMRQLAHGKHPNLLRKLVLVITPIYNIDGNDAFGPESVNRSEQDGPEIVGQRANGQGLDLNRDCIKAESPEMRAALKYIYTRWNPDAVLDLHTTDGTRHGFTLTYAPAVDPNTDPRVMHYMRGILLPEVRRELARRKMLLFDYGDAVNRNGTLRWETFEPGPRYVTNYAGAIDRISVLSEAVCFLPFKERVRTTLVFITQVLDHLAADATHIRTMLDAADARARRLGQTGTNQLGVRFAMASRGIEPVPLEALPPGVAPIRNRPVTRVRQVAMPIYDRFRVTQSETVPEFYVLPRAESAVAQLLRLHGVRVVRLKSAWTGTIQQFWPTAVTEADRPYQGHRMLQVDGGWRSAEKQVDAGSWLIPMNQRLARLIFEMLEPENADSVVGWNLLHSAPEVGAPCSIERIMAGSGVLPPISD, encoded by the coding sequence CTTGTTCTGGCTTGCGCATCGCCGGCCCTTGCGCAGACTTCGCCGCTAACGCGCGCCGAAAGCAGCGGATACACGCGCACATCCTCGTGGGCCGACGTCAACGCGTTCCTGAAAGCGCTGCAGCTCCAGCACGCGCCGATAACCGTGCAGACGATTGGCAAGAGCGCCAAGGGTAAGGCGATCCCACTTGTCGTGGTGTCGCAGCCACCAGTTCGGAATGTTGAGCAGGCTCGCGCTTCCGGCCGACTTGTGGTCTATATAGAAGCGAATATACACGCTGGGGAGGTTGAGGGCAAGGAAGCCGTACAGATTCTGATGAGGCAGCTTGCGCATGGCAAGCATCCGAACCTGCTCCGCAAGTTGGTGCTGGTCATCACGCCGATCTATAACATAGATGGTAACGATGCTTTCGGACCTGAGAGTGTCAACCGTTCGGAGCAAGACGGTCCCGAGATCGTCGGACAGCGTGCAAATGGCCAGGGACTCGATCTCAATCGCGATTGCATCAAAGCCGAGTCGCCTGAGATGCGCGCCGCGCTAAAGTACATCTACACACGCTGGAATCCCGATGCCGTGCTCGACCTGCACACTACCGACGGCACTCGCCACGGATTTACGTTGACCTATGCGCCGGCCGTGGATCCGAATACCGACCCGCGTGTGATGCACTACATGCGCGGCATCTTGCTGCCGGAAGTACGTCGCGAACTGGCGCGCAGAAAGATGCTGCTCTTCGATTATGGCGATGCCGTGAACCGCAACGGCACTCTGCGATGGGAGACTTTTGAGCCGGGTCCACGTTATGTGACGAACTATGCCGGCGCGATCGACCGTATCTCCGTGCTCTCTGAGGCCGTCTGCTTTCTACCGTTCAAAGAGCGAGTTCGTACCACCCTGGTCTTCATCACACAGGTACTTGATCACCTGGCAGCCGACGCCACCCATATCCGGACCATGCTGGATGCTGCCGATGCGCGCGCCCGAAGGTTGGGGCAAACCGGTACCAATCAGCTCGGTGTGCGATTTGCCATGGCGAGCCGCGGTATCGAGCCGGTACCGTTGGAAGCCTTGCCGCCTGGGGTTGCACCGATTCGAAACCGCCCTGTAACGCGTGTTCGGCAGGTCGCAATGCCAATCTATGATCGCTTCCGCGTCACACAGTCGGAGACCGTGCCCGAATTCTACGTGCTGCCGCGGGCCGAAAGCGCCGTAGCGCAACTGCTTCGACTCCACGGCGTCCGCGTCGTGCGCCTGAAATCAGCCTGGACCGGAACGATTCAGCAGTTTTGGCCCACCGCCGTTACCGAGGCCGATCGCCCGTACCAGGGCCACCGCATGCTCCAGGTGGATGGCGGGTGGCGCAGCGCCGAGAAACAGGTTGACGCAGGCTCGTGGCTCATTCCGATGAACCAGCGACTGGCTCGCCTCATTTTCGAGATGCTGGAGCCGGAAAACGCAGACAGTGTGGTGGGGTGGAACCTGCTTCACTCAGCTCCCGAGGTGGGCGCTCCGTGCTCCATCGAGCGAATTATGGCCGGCAGCGGCGTGCTGCCGCCCATTTCAGATTAA
- a CDS encoding DPP IV N-terminal domain-containing protein, which translates to MSRPSVSPIGIAALSLFALAGAGPGHQRFRMPTAGLPPAMVQYFAHSAGIFGGLAQGRVNSTWEEGGKVLQYDADGQTVRLDVTTMQPAAPAPAQPAAGGPPQRGARRGRQVTETASPDGVWKATYRAGNVYIAKADGTGERPVTTDGSPERRVLYGTACWVYGEELEQTSAMWWSPDSSMLAYYKFDERKQLDYYTVRDQLRRQDSLNVEPYPLPGAPNPEPTLYVFSLATGKSVKLDVRSGQPFTDAVMGHYVYSITWRANSKELLFLRTNRLQNHLQLMAASPATGTCRVVVDEQWPKSWVENWPQMVMLRDGHHFLWVSSRSGFSNIYEYDLDAPGFTQVTHNGFDLDKILLADEAHGVIWYTAFDGAIPLNRQLHRVEFNGTGDRRVTDAMLNHHVTVAPDGEHFVDQAESITAAPFTELCSAAGAPLKRLGSAQTAAMKSAGVLPAKLFSFIGPTGSTTLYGTLEFPPGFNPARKYPLLVSVYGGPLPSNWGRSGPRSVYTAPTPMTALGYIVATIETHSENWRGKAFSDAIYQHMGVTEIDDQAAGVRYLDTLPYIDATRVGIFGTSYGGYASVMCILRYPNLFQAASASSPPTDWHLYDSTYTERYMGIPPAANSAYDAGSAMTYAGNLKGHLQIYFGTADNNVHPANSLRLIAKLRSLNKPFEMMLGPDEGHSFIGMPAMVSFFDRWLKPTG; encoded by the coding sequence ATGAGTCGCCCGTCCGTCAGCCCCATAGGCATCGCTGCGCTTTCTCTGTTTGCTCTTGCCGGCGCCGGCCCGGGTCACCAGCGATTTCGAATGCCTACCGCCGGGCTACCGCCGGCAATGGTGCAGTACTTTGCGCATTCGGCCGGCATTTTCGGCGGCCTGGCTCAGGGCCGCGTGAACAGCACATGGGAGGAGGGCGGCAAGGTACTGCAGTACGATGCGGATGGCCAAACCGTCCGGCTGGATGTTACGACGATGCAGCCGGCGGCGCCAGCCCCCGCCCAGCCAGCTGCCGGCGGCCCGCCTCAACGTGGAGCGCGTCGCGGCAGGCAAGTTACGGAAACGGCATCGCCGGACGGTGTTTGGAAAGCCACGTACCGCGCCGGAAACGTCTACATCGCCAAAGCGGATGGAACCGGTGAGCGTCCGGTTACCACCGACGGCAGCCCGGAACGGCGCGTTTTATATGGAACCGCCTGTTGGGTCTACGGCGAGGAGTTGGAACAGACCTCCGCGATGTGGTGGTCGCCGGACAGCAGCATGTTGGCTTACTACAAGTTTGATGAGCGCAAACAACTTGACTACTACACGGTGCGTGATCAACTGCGGCGGCAGGACTCGCTCAACGTGGAACCGTACCCCTTGCCCGGCGCCCCGAACCCGGAGCCCACACTGTACGTGTTCAGCCTGGCCACCGGCAAGTCTGTAAAGCTGGATGTGCGAAGCGGCCAGCCTTTTACCGATGCCGTGATGGGCCATTACGTTTACAGCATAACCTGGCGGGCCAACAGTAAGGAGTTGCTGTTCTTACGCACGAACCGACTGCAGAACCACCTGCAGTTGATGGCAGCAAGCCCTGCCACCGGCACCTGCCGTGTTGTGGTGGATGAGCAGTGGCCGAAGAGCTGGGTCGAAAACTGGCCCCAGATGGTGATGCTGAGGGATGGTCACCACTTCCTGTGGGTCTCGTCGCGGAGCGGCTTCAGCAACATCTACGAGTACGACCTCGACGCGCCGGGCTTTACGCAGGTAACGCACAATGGCTTCGACCTCGACAAGATCCTGCTTGCCGACGAGGCGCACGGCGTTATCTGGTACACCGCTTTTGATGGCGCCATACCGCTCAACCGGCAGCTGCACCGGGTGGAGTTCAACGGCACCGGCGATCGTCGCGTTACCGATGCAATGCTGAACCACCACGTCACGGTGGCGCCGGACGGCGAGCACTTTGTGGATCAGGCCGAATCGATTACGGCTGCCCCGTTCACAGAGCTGTGCTCCGCTGCCGGTGCGCCGCTGAAGCGCCTCGGCTCCGCACAAACCGCCGCGATGAAGAGCGCCGGGGTACTGCCCGCGAAACTCTTCTCGTTCATCGGGCCTACCGGCTCGACAACGCTCTACGGCACTCTCGAGTTTCCACCGGGCTTCAATCCCGCCCGGAAGTATCCGCTGCTCGTTAGCGTCTACGGAGGACCGCTGCCCAGCAATTGGGGCCGCAGTGGACCGCGGAGCGTCTACACGGCGCCAACGCCGATGACTGCTTTGGGCTACATCGTGGCGACCATCGAAACACACAGTGAAAACTGGCGCGGTAAAGCCTTCAGCGATGCCATCTACCAGCACATGGGCGTGACCGAGATAGACGACCAGGCGGCCGGAGTGCGGTATCTGGATACGCTTCCGTATATCGACGCAACCCGCGTTGGCATCTTTGGCACATCGTACGGCGGATATGCTTCCGTCATGTGCATCCTGCGTTATCCCAACCTCTTCCAGGCCGCGTCGGCATCGTCGCCACCCACAGACTGGCACTTATACGATTCCACATACACGGAGCGGTACATGGGCATTCCGCCGGCGGCCAATTCCGCATACGATGCAGGCTCCGCCATGACCTACGCCGGCAACCTCAAAGGGCATTTGCAAATCTATTTCGGCACAGCAGATAACAACGTGCATCCGGCGAACTCCCTACGGCTTATCGCCAAACTGCGCTCGCTGAACAAACCGTTCGAGATGATGCTCGGTCCGGACGAGGGGCACTCATTTATCGGAATGCCGGCAATGGTCTCCTTCTTTGACAGATGGCTCAAGCCGACCGGTTAA
- a CDS encoding polyprenol monophosphomannose synthase: MNTLIVIPTYNEALNLSELMERIVRANAGGDVLIVDDNSPDGTARLANSIFEESGALQASHVLVRNGRRGLGKAYLDGFRFALDRGYDCVVQMDADLSHDPAALPTLILAAQTSDVVIGSRYCAGGSLTEWPVHRRLLSRFAEAYVRLITGVRIADATSGYRCWTRRALTAVELDTMRSEGYSFQVELTWRAVRAGLAVAETPIRFTDRRRGTSKLTGRVLFESALMPWRLRLGHWRPAKPSEPHDSASQSRCV; this comes from the coding sequence TTGAACACCCTGATCGTTATTCCTACCTATAATGAGGCGCTGAACCTGTCGGAGTTGATGGAGCGTATCGTACGGGCAAATGCCGGCGGTGACGTGCTGATTGTGGATGATAACAGCCCGGACGGAACGGCCAGGCTGGCAAACTCCATCTTCGAGGAGTCAGGTGCGCTCCAGGCCTCGCATGTACTCGTGCGCAACGGTCGTCGCGGACTCGGTAAGGCGTATCTCGATGGATTCCGCTTCGCGCTCGACCGCGGCTACGACTGTGTGGTTCAGATGGACGCCGATCTCTCGCACGATCCCGCGGCACTGCCGACGCTGATCCTCGCGGCGCAGACCAGTGACGTCGTGATTGGCTCGCGATACTGTGCCGGAGGCAGCCTGACGGAATGGCCGGTGCACCGCAGACTGCTGTCACGCTTTGCGGAGGCATATGTGCGCCTCATCACCGGCGTTCGCATCGCGGACGCCACCTCCGGCTACCGCTGCTGGACCCGGCGCGCGCTCACAGCCGTTGAGTTGGATACGATGCGTTCGGAGGGCTACAGCTTTCAGGTGGAGCTTACCTGGCGCGCCGTACGCGCCGGCCTCGCGGTGGCTGAAACGCCGATCCGGTTTACGGACCGTCGGCGTGGTACGTCGAAACTTACCGGCCGTGTGCTCTTCGAGTCGGCGCTGATGCCCTGGAGGCTCAGGCTCGGTCACTGGCGACCCGCGAAGCCTTCCGAACCGCACGACAGTGCCTCGCAATCGCGTTGTGTTTGA
- the serC gene encoding 3-phosphoserine/phosphohydroxythreonine transaminase, protein MKRIYNFSAGPAVLPESVLAEAAAAVREIGDSGMSILEVSHRGKVYDPIHEEASAAILRVLGLDETEYQPLFLGGGASLQFAMVPMNFLADGQTADYVDTGTWAIKAIDDAKLYGQVNIAASSSNKRYSYVPRNLKLTPNARYLHITTNNTIEGTEWPAPPKAVSVPLVADMSSDIFARDLNYSAYDLIYAGAQKNAGPAGVTLVVIRKSFLAQANSGLPAMLSYATHAKGKSLYNTPPVFGVYVVGLVLKWIEEQGGIAAIEARNREKADIIYAALDEFPHMYEPAVTQKSDRSLMNITFRMRNPDLEPLFLDGARERRMEGLKGHRSVGGIRASVYNAFPLEGCYALAEYLGVFAARHA, encoded by the coding sequence ATGAAGCGCATCTACAACTTCAGCGCCGGGCCTGCCGTGCTCCCGGAGTCGGTTTTAGCCGAGGCGGCTGCGGCCGTTCGCGAAATCGGTGACTCGGGCATGTCGATCCTTGAAGTAAGTCACCGCGGCAAGGTCTACGATCCGATCCACGAGGAGGCCTCGGCCGCGATCCTGCGGGTTCTCGGGCTGGACGAAACCGAATATCAGCCGCTGTTTCTGGGCGGCGGCGCAAGCCTGCAGTTTGCGATGGTGCCAATGAACTTTTTGGCGGACGGGCAGACAGCCGACTATGTCGATACCGGCACCTGGGCCATAAAAGCTATAGATGACGCCAAGCTCTACGGTCAAGTGAACATTGCCGCCTCATCCTCCAATAAGCGCTACAGCTACGTGCCCCGGAATCTGAAGCTGACGCCAAATGCGCGGTACCTGCACATTACGACGAACAACACGATAGAAGGAACGGAATGGCCTGCGCCGCCGAAGGCGGTCTCCGTTCCGCTCGTGGCCGATATGTCATCCGACATCTTCGCGCGCGATCTCAACTACTCGGCCTACGACCTCATCTACGCCGGAGCGCAGAAAAACGCTGGGCCGGCAGGCGTAACCCTCGTCGTTATCCGCAAATCGTTCCTAGCGCAGGCAAACTCCGGCCTGCCCGCAATGCTCTCTTATGCGACGCATGCAAAGGGAAAGTCGCTGTACAACACACCGCCGGTATTTGGCGTTTATGTTGTCGGGCTGGTGCTCAAGTGGATTGAGGAGCAGGGGGGGATTGCTGCGATCGAGGCGCGCAACCGCGAAAAGGCCGATATCATCTATGCCGCCCTCGACGAGTTTCCGCACATGTATGAGCCTGCCGTTACTCAGAAATCCGACCGGTCGCTCATGAATATCACCTTCCGGATGCGAAACCCCGATCTCGAACCCCTGTTTCTCGACGGCGCCCGGGAGCGCAGGATGGAGGGCTTGAAGGGGCACCGTTCCGTGGGAGGAATCCGTGCATCTGTCTACAACGCCTTCCCGCTGGAGGGATGCTACGCGCTGGCTGAGTATCTGGGCGTATTCGCGGCGCGCCACGCATAG
- a CDS encoding M28 family peptidase, producing the protein MRDQTVGHNLTKGLFCMPRCSTWRTVRATRCNSAVFGAMLAVTGLLLSRHACADVAAPLQKAYRTFYGFVQPSRLRSAVDTLTSFGSRVAGYPGDQLAGDWVLGQFKQLGLQKVTTDRFTVTVPWDTSVEGGNHGAWAEVAGGGLPGLKSGQHLAIHPLWPNLVRTSTLPAGGLTGPLIYAGNGTLSNFNGQSVVGAIVLVDFNCQSQWLNAPRLGAKAVIFVAPPTTMRGQAEAKFISIPIAIPRFWISPGEAAPLLAAAASGRPPTVTLHCNMPWVQRTCRNFTGVIPGTNPAMRNQVIVVQAYYDSTSIVPAEAPGAESSCGMAAMLEIIRAFKAHPPARTMMFVATSAHFQALQGIREYVNQHMDQWVPPGWLYATWRRLTGHPVKRKATNIYLWCGLDLTSHSQSFGIFYKGWFYDYRNDIQGRFSDIARVCRENADLVGQTIGFDSTQYFDDGVNSVNGKNWRNYIPGKPAFDSEAVTVAGGNGVTFATTNDSRPLVDTPFDTADRVNVANLARQVKLLTCLLWHIVTDTNAPGDINAQRMPITDPSSWSRLALEGGFATVQGRVELFNPNRSFIASPDPNLAGSLVVIHNRTKSFMGVRGSMVQMVVHHDNFFAFHGVAPLTAYGYNKPVSLSAYHLNADGDIDYAPDLGPSGAQTVPLDVLVTTSVEESPIILFRCVPTAIYDLVDQQSLKALIGVNVYDGETDGSPRMYGFAIDPQDANLVGSYVEDVAVLFSQPGTRLKIAMDSGPGATRLLLINAIYDPKHPNRGFPEGIGYLTAGTATVDMGNGKELARPVGFDPSVEIARGGAIYNTALHVAEDMWKLDDWRMRRLAKYRILNMSSPEGITGLHQQAAQAIAEAKQAYKVKDWETFDARSRNAWAYESRAYPEVQQIASDVVQGVLFYLALLMPFSYFLERLMFGYYDLKRRITASAVIFLAIFAIFRYIHPAFDITMNPMIVLLAFIMLALSCIVMALVVGKFEEELKKMNRSVTGIHRADIARFSVAMAAFSLGVSNMRRRKARTFLTCTTLVLLTFIMLSFTSVVQTMRFNKVPAPSDYGPRYNGIMIRTAMWDPLEDPAYRLLNDEYGSKHAVAPRAWFYGTQAGEQSFLTLQRADRSYDARALVGMTPAEASITRPQDALETDASGKVMGRWFEPGDTYTMILPDSIAEALRIDPRDVGKARVTYSGVQYTVIGILDSQKLKRYRDLDNETLTPVDFITMNKTSSSSSGGAAGQGFKEYTHLDPGSVFFIPYHTALDLGAEIRSIAIDFGNPKEVAAKLDPLMRRIGLNIYAGRITRPNAPIPRDRGVIERYSSLETTSSRGLELVFFPICIAALIVLNTMLNSVFERIKEIHIFSSIGLAPSHIGMLFIAEALVYAVLGSVAGYLLGQLTSKLLVWTGWLPDLYLNFSSMSAVMTTVVVVAVVLLSTLYPARRAADVATPAIERTWRVPEPQGDDWVIPMPFAVTGAQAAGLNSFLSEWFSAYEEYSIGDFVTQGVEEEEFDSEHGNAWRIKCMTWLAPFDLGVSQRVAIETAPSDTADVYAIRLLIHRESGDISNWKRVNRRFLNTLRKQFLIWRTLKHAERDKYLQEAAAPAAIDPNPAPAV; encoded by the coding sequence GTGCGTGACCAAACAGTGGGTCACAATCTCACCAAAGGGCTATTCTGTATGCCTCGCTGCTCTACGTGGCGCACTGTGCGCGCCACGCGCTGCAATTCGGCCGTCTTCGGCGCAATGCTCGCCGTCACGGGCTTGTTACTGTCGCGCCACGCATGTGCGGATGTGGCGGCGCCGCTGCAGAAGGCGTATCGAACATTCTATGGTTTCGTACAGCCTTCCAGGCTCCGGAGCGCGGTCGATACGCTCACCTCGTTTGGTTCACGCGTGGCAGGGTACCCGGGCGACCAACTTGCGGGCGACTGGGTCCTCGGCCAATTCAAGCAGTTAGGCCTTCAGAAGGTAACCACCGATCGCTTCACCGTTACGGTGCCTTGGGATACCAGCGTGGAAGGCGGAAACCATGGCGCCTGGGCCGAGGTGGCTGGAGGCGGGTTGCCCGGTCTCAAATCGGGGCAGCACCTCGCTATACACCCGCTCTGGCCCAACCTTGTGCGCACCTCTACGCTGCCGGCCGGCGGCCTTACGGGCCCGCTGATCTATGCGGGCAACGGCACGCTCTCCAACTTTAACGGGCAGTCGGTCGTCGGCGCTATCGTTCTTGTCGACTTTAACTGCCAGTCGCAGTGGCTCAACGCGCCGCGCTTAGGCGCCAAAGCGGTCATCTTTGTCGCGCCGCCAACAACCATGCGCGGGCAGGCCGAGGCGAAGTTTATCTCCATACCGATCGCGATTCCGCGGTTCTGGATCAGCCCAGGGGAGGCCGCTCCACTTCTGGCTGCTGCGGCAAGCGGCCGGCCACCTACGGTAACCCTGCACTGCAACATGCCATGGGTGCAGCGCACGTGCCGCAACTTTACGGGTGTTATCCCGGGCACAAATCCGGCGATGCGCAACCAGGTCATCGTTGTCCAGGCCTACTACGATTCCACCTCGATTGTGCCTGCCGAAGCGCCCGGCGCCGAATCCAGCTGCGGCATGGCGGCGATGCTGGAGATCATCCGCGCGTTCAAGGCGCATCCGCCGGCGCGTACCATGATGTTTGTTGCCACAAGCGCCCACTTTCAGGCGCTGCAGGGCATCCGCGAGTACGTCAACCAGCACATGGACCAGTGGGTCCCGCCAGGATGGCTTTACGCCACCTGGCGCCGGTTGACCGGGCATCCCGTTAAACGCAAGGCCACCAACATCTACCTCTGGTGCGGGCTCGATCTCACCAGCCACAGCCAGTCTTTTGGCATCTTCTACAAGGGCTGGTTCTACGATTACCGCAACGACATTCAGGGCCGGTTCAGCGACATTGCCCGCGTCTGCCGTGAAAACGCGGACCTGGTTGGTCAGACTATCGGCTTCGACTCCACCCAGTATTTCGACGACGGCGTCAACTCGGTCAACGGCAAAAACTGGCGCAACTACATACCGGGCAAGCCGGCGTTCGACTCAGAGGCGGTAACGGTCGCGGGTGGTAACGGCGTTACGTTTGCCACAACCAACGACAGTCGCCCGCTCGTTGATACGCCGTTCGACACGGCCGACCGCGTTAACGTGGCGAACCTCGCGCGCCAGGTAAAACTGCTGACGTGCCTGCTCTGGCACATCGTCACGGATACCAATGCCCCGGGAGACATCAACGCGCAACGTATGCCGATCACCGATCCGTCCAGCTGGTCGCGGCTGGCGCTGGAAGGCGGTTTCGCCACGGTTCAGGGCCGCGTGGAGCTGTTCAATCCAAACCGGTCGTTCATTGCGTCACCAGACCCGAACCTGGCCGGCAGTCTGGTCGTGATCCACAACCGCACCAAGTCGTTTATGGGCGTTCGAGGCAGCATGGTGCAAATGGTGGTGCATCATGATAACTTCTTTGCGTTTCACGGTGTGGCGCCGCTTACTGCATACGGCTACAACAAGCCGGTCTCCCTGTCGGCATACCATCTGAATGCCGATGGCGACATCGATTATGCTCCAGATCTGGGGCCCAGCGGCGCGCAAACCGTACCGCTGGATGTTCTGGTTACGACCTCCGTGGAAGAGAGCCCGATCATTCTGTTCCGTTGCGTGCCGACCGCCATTTACGATCTGGTCGACCAGCAATCCCTTAAGGCCCTCATTGGCGTAAATGTGTACGATGGCGAAACGGATGGGTCGCCGCGGATGTACGGGTTTGCTATCGATCCTCAGGATGCCAACCTCGTGGGCAGTTATGTGGAAGACGTTGCGGTCCTCTTCTCACAGCCTGGTACGCGGCTCAAGATCGCCATGGATAGCGGCCCGGGAGCAACGCGGCTTCTGCTCATTAACGCCATCTACGACCCGAAGCACCCCAATCGCGGTTTTCCCGAAGGAATCGGCTACCTGACCGCCGGCACGGCTACCGTGGATATGGGCAACGGAAAGGAGCTCGCCCGGCCCGTCGGATTCGATCCGTCGGTGGAGATAGCGCGTGGTGGCGCAATCTACAACACGGCTCTGCACGTGGCCGAAGACATGTGGAAGCTGGATGACTGGCGGATGCGCCGCCTCGCCAAGTACCGGATTCTCAATATGAGCAGCCCGGAAGGCATAACCGGGCTGCACCAACAGGCTGCTCAGGCTATCGCTGAGGCCAAACAGGCCTACAAGGTCAAGGACTGGGAGACCTTCGACGCCCGGTCTCGCAATGCATGGGCGTACGAAAGCCGGGCCTATCCCGAGGTGCAGCAGATCGCTTCCGACGTGGTTCAGGGTGTGCTGTTCTACCTGGCCCTGCTCATGCCGTTCTCATACTTTCTGGAACGGCTGATGTTTGGTTACTACGACCTGAAGCGTCGAATAACGGCCTCCGCTGTTATTTTTCTTGCTATCTTCGCAATTTTCCGGTACATCCATCCGGCTTTCGACATCACGATGAATCCGATGATCGTTCTGCTCGCGTTTATCATGCTCGCACTATCGTGCATCGTGATGGCGTTGGTCGTCGGTAAATTTGAGGAAGAGCTGAAGAAGATGAACCGCAGCGTAACCGGCATTCACCGCGCCGATATCGCTCGCTTCTCGGTGGCCATGGCCGCCTTCAGTCTAGGCGTCTCCAATATGCGTCGGCGCAAGGCGCGTACCTTCCTTACCTGCACCACGCTCGTTCTGTTGACGTTCATCATGCTCTCGTTCACGTCGGTGGTCCAGACGATGCGCTTCAACAAGGTGCCGGCGCCCTCGGACTACGGACCACGCTATAACGGCATCATGATCCGGACCGCAATGTGGGATCCGCTGGAAGACCCGGCATACCGTTTGCTGAACGACGAATACGGCTCCAAACACGCGGTGGCGCCGCGCGCATGGTTCTACGGAACGCAGGCGGGCGAGCAGTCGTTCCTTACGCTTCAGCGTGCCGACCGGTCGTATGATGCCCGCGCGCTCGTGGGCATGACACCCGCAGAGGCAAGCATTACGCGCCCGCAGGATGCGCTTGAAACGGACGCTAGCGGCAAGGTGATGGGCCGGTGGTTTGAGCCGGGCGACACGTATACGATGATCCTGCCGGATTCGATTGCTGAAGCCCTGCGCATCGATCCACGCGATGTCGGAAAGGCGCGAGTGACGTACAGCGGCGTGCAGTATACCGTGATTGGAATCCTGGACTCCCAAAAGCTAAAACGCTACAGAGACCTCGACAATGAGACGCTGACGCCGGTCGACTTCATTACGATGAACAAGACCTCCTCATCGAGCAGTGGCGGGGCCGCAGGACAAGGCTTCAAGGAGTATACGCACCTCGATCCCGGCAGCGTGTTCTTCATCCCATACCATACGGCGCTGGATCTCGGCGCCGAAATCCGATCCATCGCCATCGACTTCGGTAATCCGAAAGAGGTCGCGGCCAAGCTTGATCCACTGATGCGGCGCATCGGCCTGAACATCTATGCCGGGCGGATTACGCGTCCGAATGCACCAATCCCGCGTGACCGTGGCGTTATCGAGCGGTACAGTTCACTGGAGACAACATCCTCACGCGGCCTGGAACTCGTATTCTTTCCGATCTGCATCGCGGCGCTTATTGTGCTGAACACGATGTTGAACTCGGTATTCGAGCGGATCAAGGAGATCCACATTTTCTCCTCCATCGGCCTCGCTCCATCGCACATCGGGATGCTCTTCATAGCAGAAGCTCTGGTGTACGCGGTACTCGGATCTGTGGCGGGCTACCTGTTGGGGCAGCTCACCAGCAAGCTGCTGGTATGGACGGGCTGGCTGCCGGATCTCTATCTGAACTTCTCGAGTATGAGCGCGGTTATGACAACCGTCGTCGTGGTTGCGGTTGTGCTTCTCTCAACGCTCTATCCGGCCCGCCGTGCTGCCGACGTGGCCACGCCTGCCATCGAGCGCACATGGCGCGTGCCGGAGCCGCAGGGCGATGACTGGGTGATTCCCATGCCGTTCGCCGTTACCGGTGCGCAGGCGGCCGGGCTCAACTCATTCCTTTCTGAGTGGTTCAGCGCCTATGAGGAGTACAGCATCGGCGATTTCGTAACCCAGGGCGTTGAAGAAGAGGAGTTTGACAGCGAGCACGGCAACGCCTGGCGCATCAAGTGCATGACCTGGCTGGCGCCGTTTGACCTCGGTGTATCGCAGAGGGTTGCCATCGAGACCGCACCGTCCGACACGGCGGACGTGTACGCAATACGCCTGCTGATCCACCGTGAGTCGGGCGATATCAGTAACTGGAAGCGCGTGAACCGCCGATTCCTGAATACCCTGCGGAAGCAGTTCCTGATCTGGCGCACTCTCAAGCATGCTGAGCGCGACAAGTATCTGCAGGAAGCTGCGGCCCCAGCCGCGATCGATCCGAACCCGGCGCCGGCAGTATAG